Proteins encoded together in one Lysinibacillus sp. FSL K6-0232 window:
- a CDS encoding DUF6366 family protein has translation MDSKETPEEKRERLRQQELKNNPTGSLNDGINRGAGGNLTGLGWKETIALILLLFFGYILYKLFF, from the coding sequence ATGGATTCAAAAGAAACACCAGAAGAAAAAAGGGAACGTTTAAGGCAGCAGGAGTTAAAAAATAATCCTACTGGTTCTTTAAATGATGGAATCAATAGGGGAGCTGGTGGAAATTTAACAGGCTTGGGCTGGAAAGAAACGATTGCATTAATTTTACTCCTATTTTTCGGCTATATACTCTATAAATTATTTTTTTAG
- a CDS encoding DUF3231 family protein yields the protein MIKGNLASLPFREIFKLWSQLSTNQGYIAASHAFLQHTRDKQLKVMILEFIQCLKEDNKQLTLLLQNNGVLAPAASLAYSHMKLTDIRGKTTIKDSDISAILSMNIAASVIAVSQALETATTKKHLTKYRELHMRYALLGAKLIELSKKKGWLLAPAQ from the coding sequence ATGATAAAAGGAAATTTAGCATCACTACCATTTCGGGAGATTTTCAAGCTTTGGTCACAGCTTAGCACCAATCAAGGCTATATTGCCGCAAGTCATGCTTTTTTGCAGCATACGCGCGATAAACAGTTAAAAGTTATGATTTTGGAATTTATTCAATGCTTAAAAGAGGACAATAAACAGTTAACATTGTTATTACAGAACAATGGCGTGCTTGCACCAGCAGCTTCACTCGCATACAGTCATATGAAGCTCACAGATATTCGAGGGAAAACAACAATTAAGGATAGTGATATTAGCGCTATTTTATCCATGAATATTGCCGCTTCTGTGATTGCTGTAAGCCAAGCATTGGAAACAGCGACTACAAAGAAGCACCTGACAAAATATCGGGAACTCCATATGCGCTATGCACTACTAGGCGCTAAGCTTATTGAGCTTAGTAAAAAGAAGGGCTGGCTATTAGCGCCAGCACAATAA
- a CDS encoding type I restriction endonuclease subunit R, which produces MSIYNIVASTDEATVVAEYAAEYNVRPEKYQSEAELEREFIRQLTSQGYEYIEVHNEAALIANLRKQLELLNDFTFTDSEWDKFFTECIANTNEGIVEKTRKIQDDHIQILKREDGTTKNIYLLDKKNIHNNRLQVINQYEEAGGKHESRYDVTILVNGLPLVHVELKRRGVAIREAFNQIKRYQRDSFWAASGLFEYVQIFVISNGTHTKYYSNTTRNAHIKEQSSSERRRSKKTSNSFEFTSFWADANNKIIPDLVDFTKTFFAKHTLLNILTKYCIFTSEDLLLVMRPYQIAAAERILSRIVVSTNYKKMGTTAAGGYIWHTTGSGKTLTSFKTAQLASALPYIDKVLFVVDRKDLDYQTMKEYDRFEKGAANGNTSTRVLQRQLEDRDEKGNPHEYKIIVTTIQKLDIFIRKNKQHDIYKKHVVLIFDECHRSQFGEMHQAITKSFKNYHIFGFTGTPIFAANASSGGNPLLRTTEQAFGEKLHTYTIVDAINDGNVLPFRIDFINTIKMPDYVNDKKVYSIDREKALADPQRISEIVSYVLEHFDQKTKRNSYYTFSAKWEEADKHNPKKMIEKRETRRVAGFNSIFAAASIPMAIRYYNEFKKQIAEKNRNLTIATIFSFSANEEEPDGLLPEEDFNMENLDQSSRDFLEAAIRDYNSTFSTNYDTSSDKFQNYYKDLSLRVKNREIDILIVVNMFLTGFDATTLNTLWVDKNLKQHGLIQAFSRTNRILNSVKTYGNIVCFRDLKEETDKAIALFGNKDAGGIVLLKTFDEYYKGYDEKGEHKPGYAELIATLTTQYPLGQPILGEEAEKDFIRLYGAILRLRNILTSFDDFEGNEILSERDFQDYQSIYIDLYQEYRKGADGDKETINDDIVFEIELVKQIEVNIDYILMLVAKYQQSNCKDKTILTTIDKAINSSIELRSKKELIERFIEQVNVSTKVDEDWRKFLHERKEADISAIIEEEKLKPEETRRFIDNAFRDGMLKTTGTAIDKIMPPVSRFGGGRAAKKQGIIEKLMIFFEKYLGLV; this is translated from the coding sequence ATGAGTATATACAACATCGTTGCAAGTACTGACGAAGCAACGGTTGTTGCTGAATATGCAGCTGAATATAATGTCCGTCCTGAAAAGTATCAAAGCGAGGCGGAACTTGAGCGGGAGTTTATCAGGCAACTGACTTCCCAAGGATATGAATATATTGAAGTGCACAATGAAGCTGCATTGATAGCAAATCTCCGAAAGCAACTTGAACTGCTTAATGACTTCACCTTTACTGATAGCGAATGGGATAAATTTTTCACAGAATGTATAGCAAATACTAACGAGGGAATTGTTGAAAAGACCAGAAAAATTCAGGATGACCATATCCAGATTCTAAAACGTGAAGATGGAACAACAAAGAACATCTACCTTTTAGATAAGAAGAACATCCATAACAATCGCCTGCAGGTTATTAATCAATACGAAGAAGCTGGTGGAAAGCACGAAAGCCGATATGATGTGACTATACTTGTCAATGGACTTCCCCTTGTCCATGTGGAGTTAAAGCGTCGCGGTGTTGCTATCCGTGAAGCCTTCAACCAGATAAAAAGATACCAGCGTGACAGCTTTTGGGCGGCTTCTGGTTTATTTGAGTATGTACAAATATTCGTAATCTCCAATGGCACCCATACAAAGTATTATAGTAACACCACAAGAAATGCTCATATTAAGGAGCAAAGCAGCAGTGAACGTCGAAGAAGCAAAAAAACAAGCAACAGCTTTGAGTTTACCAGCTTTTGGGCAGATGCAAATAACAAAATTATTCCTGACCTTGTGGACTTTACTAAAACATTTTTTGCCAAGCATACCCTCTTAAATATACTAACAAAATATTGTATTTTTACATCTGAAGACCTGTTACTTGTAATGCGTCCTTATCAAATAGCTGCTGCAGAACGTATATTATCACGTATTGTAGTATCAACAAACTACAAGAAGATGGGTACAACTGCAGCTGGAGGATATATTTGGCATACAACAGGCTCTGGTAAGACATTGACCAGTTTTAAGACAGCACAATTAGCTTCTGCCTTGCCTTACATAGACAAGGTACTGTTTGTTGTTGACCGTAAAGATCTGGACTATCAGACGATGAAGGAATATGACCGTTTTGAAAAGGGAGCTGCTAATGGTAATACGTCCACAAGAGTTCTTCAAAGACAATTGGAAGACAGGGACGAAAAAGGAAATCCTCATGAATACAAAATCATTGTAACCACTATTCAGAAGTTGGATATATTCATCCGTAAAAATAAACAGCATGATATTTATAAGAAACACGTGGTGCTGATTTTTGATGAGTGTCACCGTTCCCAATTTGGCGAAATGCATCAAGCTATCACAAAGAGCTTTAAGAACTACCATATCTTCGGCTTTACGGGAACTCCGATTTTTGCCGCTAATGCCAGTTCGGGAGGTAACCCGCTACTTCGTACAACCGAACAGGCTTTTGGAGAAAAGTTGCATACTTATACCATTGTAGATGCCATCAATGATGGGAATGTTCTGCCTTTTAGAATAGATTTTATTAACACCATCAAGATGCCTGATTACGTTAATGATAAAAAAGTCTATAGCATAGATAGAGAAAAAGCCTTAGCAGATCCACAGCGAATCAGTGAAATTGTTTCTTATGTTCTTGAACACTTTGATCAGAAGACAAAGCGTAATAGTTATTACACATTCTCTGCGAAATGGGAAGAAGCAGATAAGCACAACCCTAAAAAGATGATTGAAAAGCGTGAAACAAGGCGAGTTGCCGGTTTCAACTCCATATTTGCTGCTGCATCCATCCCAATGGCAATCAGATACTATAATGAGTTTAAGAAGCAGATAGCGGAAAAGAACCGTAACCTTACCATTGCAACTATTTTCAGTTTTAGTGCAAATGAGGAGGAGCCAGATGGACTGTTGCCTGAAGAGGATTTTAATATGGAAAACCTTGACCAGAGCTCCAGAGATTTTCTTGAGGCAGCTATCCGAGATTACAATTCCACATTTAGTACGAATTACGATACTTCCTCGGATAAGTTCCAGAATTATTATAAAGACCTTTCTCTTCGTGTAAAGAATAGGGAGATTGATATATTGATTGTTGTCAATATGTTCCTGACAGGCTTTGATGCAACAACCCTGAATACGTTATGGGTAGATAAAAACCTGAAGCAGCATGGACTGATTCAGGCTTTTTCAAGAACTAACCGCATCCTAAACAGCGTTAAGACCTATGGCAATATCGTTTGCTTTAGAGATTTGAAAGAAGAAACAGACAAAGCTATTGCACTATTCGGCAATAAGGATGCAGGCGGTATTGTACTGCTAAAAACATTCGATGAATATTATAAGGGATATGATGAAAAAGGTGAACACAAGCCGGGCTATGCTGAACTGATTGCAACCCTTACAACACAGTATCCCCTTGGACAACCTATTCTCGGAGAAGAAGCTGAAAAAGACTTTATACGGCTATATGGAGCAATACTTCGGCTTAGAAACATTCTTACTTCTTTCGATGACTTTGAAGGAAATGAGATTTTATCTGAAAGGGATTTTCAGGACTATCAGAGCATTTATATTGACCTGTATCAGGAATACAGAAAAGGTGCTGATGGTGACAAAGAAACTATCAATGATGACATAGTTTTTGAGATTGAACTGGTCAAGCAGATAGAGGTAAACATTGATTACATCCTTATGCTTGTAGCTAAATATCAACAATCCAACTGTAAGGATAAAACCATTCTTACAACTATTGATAAGGCTATCAATTCAAGTATTGAACTTCGAAGTAAGAAAGAGCTTATCGAGCGTTTTATAGAGCAAGTCAATGTATCGACCAAAGTGGATGAGGATTGGCGCAAATTCCTCCATGAGCGTAAGGAAGCGGATATTTCAGCAATTATAGAAGAAGAAAAATTAAAGCCCGAAGAAACCCGCCGTTTCATCGACAATGCTTTCCGAGATGGAATGCTTAAGACGACCGGTACAGCCATTGATAAAATCATGCCACCTGTATCCCGCTTTGGCGGAGGCAGAGCCGCGAAAAAACAAGGAATTATCGAAAAACTAATGATATTCTTTGAGAAGTATTTAGGGTTGGTGTAG